One genomic window of Phycisphaerales bacterium includes the following:
- a CDS encoding alpha/beta hydrolase, with product MTPTGATGQHASADSAHTASSPASGRPITLRGLSGTVPATVEEVGAGAAVVFLHGLVGLNEHWEEVVRLAEPSVRCVLLQVPLLDLRGDDCSIDGVTALTIDFLQKHFDHPVVLVGNSFGGHVALRVALQRPDLVRGLVLAGSSGLIEKSMVSDVQLRPSRGWLQRKIGELFYDPSTHMRDSDIERAYQQLSERGGARAMVRLSRSARRNHLGSRMSGIGAPTLLIWGKQDIVTPPEAAEQFASMLGRSRLVWFDRCGHVPMMEHPEPFAQELVEFVESLGPEKPDA from the coding sequence TTGACACCCACGGGCGCCACCGGACAGCACGCTTCGGCCGACTCGGCCCATACGGCCTCCTCGCCGGCGAGCGGGCGACCGATCACGCTGCGCGGTCTGAGCGGCACGGTGCCGGCGACGGTCGAGGAGGTCGGTGCCGGCGCGGCGGTCGTGTTCCTGCACGGGCTGGTGGGCCTGAACGAGCACTGGGAAGAGGTCGTCCGCCTGGCCGAGCCGAGCGTGCGGTGCGTGCTGCTGCAGGTGCCGCTGCTCGACCTGCGCGGCGACGACTGCTCGATCGACGGCGTCACGGCCCTGACGATCGACTTCCTGCAGAAGCACTTCGACCACCCGGTCGTGCTCGTGGGCAACAGCTTCGGCGGTCACGTTGCATTGCGCGTTGCGCTGCAGCGGCCCGACCTGGTGCGCGGCCTGGTGCTCGCCGGCAGCAGCGGGCTCATCGAGAAGTCGATGGTCAGCGACGTCCAGCTCCGTCCCAGCCGCGGCTGGCTGCAACGCAAGATCGGTGAGCTGTTCTACGACCCCAGCACGCACATGCGCGACAGCGACATCGAGCGCGCCTACCAGCAACTGAGCGAGCGCGGCGGAGCGCGGGCGATGGTCCGGCTCAGCCGCAGCGCCCGGCGGAACCACCTGGGCTCGCGCATGAGCGGCATCGGCGCGCCCACGCTCTTGATCTGGGGCAAGCAGGACATCGTGACGCCGCCCGAGGCCGCCGAGCAGTTCGCCTCGATGCTCGGTCGCTCGCGGCTGGTCTGGTTCGACCGCTGCGGCCACGTGCCCATGATGGAACACCCCGAGCCGTTCGCCCAGGAGCTCGTCGAGTTCGTCGAGTCGCTCGGCCCCGAGAAGCCGGACGCGTAG
- a CDS encoding GH3 auxin-responsive promoter family protein: MARTAITDQPGGLRWTSLIGAGLHARVAGRAKKLRRYDYWNANTAYVQRAQLRSLLEQAKDTAFGCEYGFASVLKASDADIAGEYRKAVPARDYVAFLPYVQRMVEGAEPDVLWPGLVKQFCQTSGTTAGDKRIPISDAMMKSNFKASLDIFSHAINWGVSIPMLFGGRALFLGGSSALERQDNGMLIGDLSGIATQQIRWPLSEIYSPGKDIALMDHWPSKLDAMAELTSTQDIRMISGMPSWTVALMEKVLAKTGKQRIDQVWPNLTLFTHGGVRYDPFEPTVRRLFTGGERDIPVRLELYPASEGFIAVQDEFGEPGMRLNADHGNFYEFVRLEDIGEDDAEAVCADEAEPGQRYVVVMSTCAGLWRYVIGDVVVFDSVPNRMGWGGGTGPARLRIVGRHKLFINAFGENLIVENIETAVAHAARETGIEVGEFTASPVYPGNGVRSGLQLAVEVVRRGDLGQFAEAFDAKLQGEVVDYRVKRTDGLGMAPPIVTPLEPGAIHRWMESRGKLGGQHKVPRCANHREFMDALAGPVEASPAAANRP; encoded by the coding sequence GTGGCACGCACCGCGATCACGGACCAGCCCGGCGGCCTGCGATGGACCTCGCTCATCGGCGCGGGGCTGCACGCACGCGTGGCCGGCCGGGCGAAGAAGCTCCGCAGGTACGACTACTGGAACGCCAACACGGCGTACGTGCAGCGGGCCCAGCTGCGATCGCTCCTGGAGCAAGCAAAGGACACGGCGTTCGGATGCGAATACGGCTTCGCCAGTGTGCTCAAGGCCAGCGACGCGGACATCGCCGGCGAGTATCGCAAGGCCGTGCCCGCGCGCGATTACGTGGCGTTCCTGCCGTACGTCCAGCGGATGGTCGAGGGCGCCGAGCCCGACGTCCTCTGGCCGGGCCTGGTCAAGCAGTTCTGCCAGACCAGCGGGACGACGGCGGGCGACAAGCGGATCCCCATCAGCGACGCGATGATGAAGAGCAACTTCAAGGCGTCGCTGGACATCTTCTCCCACGCCATCAATTGGGGCGTGTCGATCCCCATGCTCTTCGGCGGACGGGCGCTGTTCCTGGGAGGCTCGAGCGCGCTCGAACGCCAGGACAACGGCATGCTCATCGGCGACCTGTCGGGCATCGCGACCCAGCAGATCCGCTGGCCGCTCAGCGAGATCTACTCGCCGGGCAAGGACATCGCCCTCATGGACCACTGGCCGAGCAAGCTCGACGCCATGGCCGAACTGACTTCGACCCAAGACATCCGCATGATCAGCGGCATGCCGAGCTGGACCGTGGCGCTCATGGAGAAGGTGCTTGCCAAGACCGGCAAGCAGCGCATCGACCAGGTCTGGCCCAACCTCACGCTCTTCACGCACGGCGGCGTGCGGTACGACCCCTTCGAGCCCACCGTGCGCCGCTTGTTTACCGGCGGCGAGCGCGACATCCCGGTCCGCCTGGAGCTCTACCCCGCCAGCGAGGGCTTCATCGCCGTCCAGGACGAATTCGGCGAGCCCGGCATGCGCCTCAACGCCGACCACGGCAACTTCTACGAATTCGTGCGGCTCGAGGACATCGGCGAGGACGATGCCGAGGCCGTGTGCGCCGACGAGGCCGAGCCCGGCCAGCGGTACGTGGTGGTTATGAGCACGTGCGCCGGGCTGTGGCGCTACGTCATCGGCGACGTCGTGGTCTTCGACAGCGTGCCCAACCGCATGGGCTGGGGCGGCGGGACCGGGCCCGCCCGGCTGCGGATCGTCGGCCGCCACAAGCTGTTCATCAACGCCTTCGGCGAGAACCTGATCGTCGAGAACATCGAGACGGCGGTCGCCCACGCCGCCCGCGAGACGGGCATCGAGGTCGGCGAGTTCACCGCGTCGCCGGTCTACCCGGGCAACGGCGTGCGGTCGGGGCTGCAGCTGGCCGTCGAGGTCGTCCGCCGGGGCGATCTGGGGCAGTTTGCCGAGGCCTTCGATGCCAAGCTCCAGGGCGAGGTGGTCGACTATCGCGTGAAGCGGACCGACGGGCTGGGCATGGCGCCGCCCATCGTGACGCCGCTCGAGCCGGGCGCGATCCACCGGTGGATGGAGTCTCGCGGCAAGCTCGGCGGGCAGCACAAGGTCCCGCGGTGCGCCAACCACCGAGAGTTCATGGACGCCCTGGCCGGGCCCGTCGAGGCGAGCCCGGCGGCCGCAAACCGCCCATAA
- a CDS encoding glycosyltransferase family 9 protein, with the protein MRILISNPDTIGDVVLREPLFRALAEAGHELALVVSPLVQPMARAVAPTARLIELPINVYDGKLDADDERLDDVVEAAEAFDPEVLVGAPFTWTILEERLCEAFPKARRIGQAGGKFLDSEFSLDGATPVLFDEVVRVNEDLHELRKSEALARAVLNAGVYLDEPRLVLNDELQRSADAVLARLELKRGSFLAACVGHQEYTAVRNWRPERWAEALAHWMVEYDRPVLLLGAQGESEVARTIGDALEAKGLEPRHWFGGPEGDTLLLAALLDASRAYVGKDTGPMHMAAALGKPVLAVFGGGTWPRFRPLVKPSVSITLAVPCSPCDWRCEQRRSHCVKDVPVSAVTAQIDRFENGEVEGADVVQIEPSRAMLVGMAGDAARAAKHYRAELSIARRSLKKKNEETREKAMSDNAVMQRLDKLEQVLRNSRSDEAERRASEVTQKLTQNTQALEQARRELASAVERADTANQATSSLKAEIEQLRTQLEQSRQRLHESESRAAEAEKTRDKAAMQRDAAEREAAELRAKYAGVDLPKLRADLSKARRLVGALQGENNDLKLRADQRLEERRAMEKLADQRLVAVQNLENKLGELLASRWRQMGQRLHVAMVLPWEEAERRRLLGTGTNGQH; encoded by the coding sequence ATGCGAATCCTTATCTCCAACCCGGACACCATCGGCGACGTCGTCCTGCGCGAACCGCTGTTCCGGGCGCTGGCGGAGGCGGGGCACGAGCTCGCCCTGGTCGTCAGCCCGCTGGTACAGCCCATGGCCCGGGCCGTGGCACCGACCGCCCGCCTCATCGAGCTGCCCATCAACGTCTACGACGGCAAGCTCGACGCCGACGACGAACGCCTCGACGACGTCGTCGAGGCCGCGGAGGCGTTCGACCCCGAGGTACTCGTCGGCGCCCCCTTCACCTGGACCATCCTGGAGGAGCGGCTCTGCGAGGCGTTCCCCAAGGCCCGACGCATCGGCCAGGCTGGCGGCAAGTTCCTCGATTCCGAGTTCAGCCTCGACGGGGCAACGCCGGTGCTGTTCGACGAGGTCGTCCGGGTCAACGAGGACCTGCACGAACTTCGCAAGAGCGAGGCCCTGGCGCGAGCGGTGCTTAACGCCGGCGTGTACCTGGACGAGCCGCGGCTGGTGCTCAACGACGAGTTGCAACGGTCGGCCGATGCCGTTCTCGCGCGCCTGGAACTCAAGCGTGGCTCGTTCCTTGCTGCGTGCGTAGGCCACCAGGAATACACGGCCGTCCGCAACTGGCGACCCGAGCGATGGGCCGAGGCACTGGCCCACTGGATGGTGGAGTACGACCGGCCCGTGCTGTTGCTGGGGGCCCAGGGAGAGTCCGAGGTTGCTCGAACGATCGGCGATGCGCTGGAAGCTAAGGGCCTCGAGCCCAGGCACTGGTTCGGCGGGCCCGAGGGCGACACGCTGCTGCTGGCGGCGCTGCTCGACGCTTCACGCGCGTACGTGGGCAAGGACACAGGGCCGATGCACATGGCTGCAGCGCTGGGCAAGCCCGTGCTGGCGGTCTTCGGCGGGGGAACCTGGCCGCGTTTCCGCCCGCTTGTGAAGCCGAGCGTGTCGATCACGCTTGCGGTGCCCTGCTCGCCGTGCGACTGGCGGTGCGAACAGCGCCGCTCGCACTGCGTCAAGGACGTACCCGTCAGCGCCGTCACCGCGCAGATCGATCGATTCGAAAACGGAGAGGTCGAGGGTGCCGACGTGGTGCAGATCGAGCCGAGCCGGGCGATGCTGGTGGGCATGGCCGGCGACGCTGCCCGTGCAGCGAAGCACTACCGCGCCGAGCTCTCGATCGCTCGCCGGTCACTCAAGAAGAAGAACGAGGAAACTCGGGAGAAGGCAATGAGCGACAACGCGGTCATGCAGCGGCTCGATAAGCTCGAGCAGGTGCTGCGGAATTCGAGGTCCGACGAGGCCGAACGCCGGGCCAGCGAGGTGACGCAGAAGCTCACGCAGAACACCCAGGCGCTCGAGCAGGCAAGGCGAGAGCTGGCCAGCGCCGTCGAGCGCGCCGATACGGCCAACCAGGCGACATCGAGCCTCAAGGCCGAGATCGAGCAACTGAGGACGCAACTGGAACAGAGCCGGCAGCGGCTGCATGAGTCCGAGTCGAGAGCGGCCGAAGCCGAGAAGACGCGCGACAAGGCCGCGATGCAGCGCGATGCCGCGGAGCGCGAGGCCGCAGAACTTCGCGCCAAGTACGCCGGCGTCGACCTGCCGAAGCTGCGGGCCGACCTGTCGAAGGCGCGGCGCCTGGTCGGCGCTCTGCAGGGCGAGAACAACGACTTGAAGCTCCGTGCCGACCAACGGCTCGAAGAACGCCGCGCGATGGAGAAGCTGGCCGACCAGCGACTGGTGGCCGTGCAGAACCTCGAGAACAAGCTAGGCGAACTGCTCGCCAGCCGATGGCGGCAGATGGGCCAGCGCCTGCACGTGGCGATGGTGCTGCCGTGGGAAGAGGCCGAGCGACGTCGGCTTCTGGGGACGGGCACGAACGGGCAGCACTAG
- a CDS encoding glycosyltransferase — protein sequence MSTTRTESTGLLHHARRLTERMRTLDAGTSIEDALVSALDGERGVVLVAGEPGAAVQDAIARACDERGWQAYVAVGDAESARTLVETLRRAVIVEHNATELLRTLPVKPCVTIVQDAEALPAIARVACDGGLAILVDETKAEDGAWARIGGGDTYAVLERRSTASGILPVRLDDEMFGRLGDLTRRALVEGPTPAAEATMRTPAVAPPRGYGSRQTRRELIELVMHARKSLAPRRERRMLEGLSRWPWVVPQGEPLPPTMPDGSPWPKISIVTPTYNQGHFIEETILSIIHQGYPNLEHILMDGSSTDDTMEVVDRYRDHFSVIVSEKDEGQSDAINKGFERATGEILTWINSDDLVAPGALAAAAIAFKTSGADFVNGISQVFKEGRLVHQCITSCGEGPMPLQDMLDLENCWLTGQFWWQPDSFFTKDLWDRAGAHVRVDWYYSMDYELWLRMAQAGARVHSIGRPICWYRTHEDQKTSEGEGSGFRGELPKVVVDHCEKHGIVREQREKEVVKGRLRVALFNDVGFEYGAGIAQRRLAEAFASAGHDVRVLAATHPEPVRETPTVSAEAVLAALDAVEPDLVIIGNVHGADIAPEALSAIANKHETVFFMHDAWLLTGRETYFGDNEDFLTGIVGRTSTQAGYPAMEESAIRPAWEAKRRFLTGCENLTILTNSQWLADRATAALDALDAAGDADAGKAPFDLGHRPPVHAVRYGLDVDALRPRDKATCRDALGLPKDDFLIMASACSLDDDRKGIAYLAKALKQLGLPDATVVGVGYVPPNAKPPIPGMRAMGYMRDPQQLAMLYSACDLFVAPSTDEAFGQVFIEAAACGTPAIGFPVGGVPEAITHGVTGLVAREVSSEALAEAIDTLYRDDAYRSNLGRWARIHAQNEWSLYTSYQRLHVALTESGAGNRIGLSRKIDFTRPSPVPEHATLLPTSGPAYEPRFGFDHWEGPKPDQNLGRFRWLRGGTAAAVLHARSSGHARLAITCRNLHKGQRLRLVLNGATVHEGSIPVTQPHTDHALTLPVAVNQGANHLQLQLWKWNQGEGRPLSLMLTDLRLIED from the coding sequence ATGAGTACGACCCGCACCGAGAGCACGGGACTGTTGCACCATGCCCGCCGACTGACCGAACGCATGCGGACCCTCGATGCCGGTACGTCCATCGAGGACGCGCTCGTCTCGGCGCTGGACGGCGAGCGGGGCGTCGTGCTCGTCGCGGGCGAGCCCGGGGCCGCCGTTCAGGACGCCATCGCGAGGGCGTGCGACGAGCGCGGCTGGCAGGCCTACGTCGCCGTCGGAGACGCCGAGTCCGCAAGGACGTTGGTCGAGACGCTCCGCCGGGCCGTCATCGTCGAGCACAATGCCACCGAATTACTGCGCACGCTACCGGTGAAGCCCTGCGTGACGATCGTGCAAGATGCCGAAGCACTCCCGGCGATCGCACGCGTCGCATGCGACGGCGGGCTGGCGATCCTCGTAGACGAGACCAAGGCCGAGGACGGCGCGTGGGCGCGCATCGGGGGCGGCGACACGTACGCGGTGCTGGAACGGCGGAGCACGGCATCGGGCATCCTGCCGGTACGCCTCGACGACGAGATGTTCGGACGGCTCGGCGACCTCACGCGTCGAGCGCTCGTCGAGGGCCCCACCCCCGCGGCCGAGGCCACCATGCGCACGCCCGCGGTCGCTCCGCCGAGGGGATATGGCAGCCGCCAGACGCGTCGAGAACTCATCGAGCTGGTGATGCATGCTCGTAAGTCGCTGGCACCCCGGCGAGAGCGACGCATGCTCGAGGGCCTCAGCCGCTGGCCTTGGGTGGTGCCGCAGGGCGAACCGCTCCCGCCGACGATGCCCGACGGCTCGCCATGGCCCAAGATCTCGATCGTGACGCCCACGTACAACCAAGGCCACTTCATCGAGGAGACCATCCTCTCGATCATCCACCAGGGCTATCCGAACCTCGAGCACATCCTGATGGACGGCAGTTCGACCGACGACACGATGGAGGTGGTCGATCGGTACCGAGACCACTTCTCGGTGATCGTCTCGGAGAAGGACGAGGGCCAGAGCGACGCCATCAACAAGGGATTCGAGCGTGCGACCGGCGAGATCCTGACGTGGATCAACAGCGACGATCTGGTGGCGCCGGGGGCGCTGGCCGCCGCCGCCATCGCCTTCAAGACCAGCGGGGCCGATTTCGTCAACGGCATCTCGCAGGTCTTCAAAGAGGGCAGGCTGGTGCACCAGTGCATCACCAGCTGCGGCGAAGGCCCCATGCCGCTGCAGGACATGCTCGACCTGGAAAACTGCTGGCTGACCGGCCAATTCTGGTGGCAGCCCGACAGCTTTTTCACCAAGGACCTGTGGGACCGGGCGGGCGCGCACGTCCGCGTCGACTGGTACTACTCGATGGACTACGAGCTGTGGCTGCGCATGGCCCAGGCCGGCGCGAGGGTCCACAGCATCGGCCGCCCGATCTGCTGGTATCGCACCCACGAAGACCAGAAGACCAGCGAGGGCGAGGGCTCGGGCTTCCGCGGCGAGCTTCCCAAGGTCGTCGTCGATCACTGCGAGAAGCACGGCATCGTCCGCGAGCAGCGCGAGAAGGAGGTCGTGAAGGGCCGTCTGCGCGTGGCGCTATTCAACGATGTGGGCTTCGAGTACGGAGCGGGCATCGCCCAGCGCCGGCTCGCCGAGGCATTCGCGTCCGCCGGCCACGACGTCCGCGTGCTGGCAGCGACGCATCCCGAGCCGGTTCGCGAGACGCCGACGGTCTCGGCCGAGGCAGTGCTCGCCGCCCTCGACGCGGTCGAGCCCGATCTGGTCATCATCGGCAACGTCCACGGCGCCGACATAGCCCCAGAGGCACTCAGCGCGATCGCGAACAAGCACGAGACCGTGTTCTTCATGCACGACGCATGGCTGCTGACCGGCCGCGAAACCTACTTCGGTGACAACGAGGACTTCCTGACCGGCATCGTGGGCCGGACCAGCACGCAGGCCGGCTACCCGGCGATGGAAGAGTCTGCGATCCGCCCCGCGTGGGAGGCCAAGCGACGCTTCCTGACGGGCTGCGAGAACCTGACGATCCTGACCAACAGCCAGTGGCTGGCCGACCGTGCGACCGCGGCTCTCGACGCACTCGACGCCGCTGGGGATGCCGACGCAGGCAAGGCGCCGTTCGACCTGGGCCATCGTCCGCCCGTGCATGCGGTGCGATACGGGCTCGACGTCGATGCGCTCCGGCCCCGCGACAAGGCGACCTGTCGCGATGCGCTCGGCCTACCCAAGGACGACTTCCTGATCATGGCTTCGGCCTGCTCGCTCGACGACGATCGCAAGGGCATCGCGTACCTCGCGAAGGCCCTTAAGCAACTCGGGCTGCCCGATGCCACGGTCGTCGGCGTCGGATACGTGCCGCCCAACGCGAAGCCGCCGATTCCCGGCATGCGCGCGATGGGCTACATGCGCGATCCGCAGCAGCTCGCGATGCTCTACTCGGCGTGCGACCTCTTCGTAGCGCCCAGCACCGACGAGGCCTTCGGCCAGGTCTTCATCGAGGCCGCAGCCTGCGGCACGCCGGCGATCGGCTTTCCCGTGGGCGGCGTTCCCGAGGCGATCACGCACGGCGTCACCGGACTGGTCGCGCGCGAGGTCTCATCCGAGGCGCTGGCCGAGGCGATCGACACGCTCTACCGGGACGACGCCTATCGCTCCAATCTGGGACGGTGGGCACGCATCCACGCCCAGAACGAATGGAGCCTGTACACGAGCTACCAGCGGCTGCACGTCGCGCTCACCGAGAGCGGCGCAGGCAACCGCATCGGCCTGAGCCGCAAGATCGACTTCACCCGTCCGTCGCCCGTGCCCGAGCACGCCACCCTGCTACCCACGAGCGGCCCGGCATACGAGCCCCGGTTCGGCTTCGATCACTGGGAGGGCCCGAAGCCAGACCAGAATCTCGGCCGGTTCCGCTGGCTCCGGGGCGGCACCGCAGCGGCCGTGCTCCACGCGCGAAGCAGCGGCCACGCGCGGCTCGCCATCACCTGCCGAAACCTCCACAAGGGCCAGCGGCTGCGCCTCGTACTCAATGGCGCGACCGTGCACGAGGGCTCGATCCCGGTGACGCAGCCGCACACCGACCATGCACTCACGCTGCCCGTGGCCGTGAACCAGGGTGCCAACCACCTGCAGCTCCAACTGTGGAAGTGGAACCAGGGCGAGGGTCGGCCGCTGTCGCTCATGCTGACGGACCTTCGGCTCATCGAAGACTGA
- a CDS encoding ABC transporter permease, translating to MLELLPHASYIWRTALSDVRHRYAGAGVGVLWNVIQPLSMILIYSLVFASIMSREGTNDAPYVVYLCSAMIPWLAFSETVSRGSQAVVANAQYLRKLPIPESAFVAQTVVSAAIGLVISYAILAVAAIPFGFIPNAYWLLAPVPFVLLLMLGFGLGALGAAVVPFVKDVAEVIRIVLMIGFWAYPMVYKPEILPEAVQAALPYNPTYPALEAGRQMMLEGRLPDLWLLPVALGWAVLFTTLGLLALRAARAEIRDVI from the coding sequence ATGCTCGAACTGCTGCCCCATGCCTCGTACATCTGGCGGACTGCGCTCTCGGACGTGCGACACCGGTACGCCGGCGCGGGCGTTGGCGTGCTCTGGAACGTCATCCAGCCGCTGTCGATGATCTTGATCTATTCGCTGGTCTTCGCCAGCATCATGAGCCGCGAGGGCACCAACGACGCCCCGTACGTGGTCTACCTCTGCAGCGCGATGATTCCGTGGCTGGCGTTCTCCGAGACCGTGTCGCGCGGCAGTCAGGCGGTCGTGGCCAACGCGCAGTACCTTCGCAAGCTGCCGATCCCCGAAAGCGCGTTCGTCGCGCAAACGGTGGTGTCTGCCGCCATCGGGCTGGTGATCAGCTACGCCATCCTGGCCGTCGCGGCCATCCCATTCGGCTTTATTCCAAATGCGTACTGGCTGCTTGCGCCGGTGCCGTTCGTACTCTTGCTGATGCTTGGTTTTGGCCTGGGCGCACTCGGTGCAGCGGTGGTGCCGTTCGTCAAGGACGTAGCCGAGGTCATCCGCATCGTGCTGATGATCGGCTTCTGGGCCTATCCGATGGTCTACAAGCCCGAGATCCTGCCCGAGGCCGTCCAGGCCGCGCTGCCGTACAACCCGACGTACCCCGCGCTCGAGGCCGGCCGGCAGATGATGCTGGAGGGCCGGCTGCCCGACCTGTGGCTGCTGCCGGTGGCGCTCGGGTGGGCGGTGCTGTTCACGACGCTTGGCCTACTCGCGCTGCGAGCCGCCCGCGCCGAGATTCGCGACGTCATCTGA
- a CDS encoding thioredoxin family protein, which yields MIETTYLREKFARGLSYGDYVATGSDNHRHAWNDFRQRVHPTEVHRELFDGFVRKMHLLCVSGTWCGDCVQQVPMLDAIASLRPDLIELRVVDRDEHMDLARRLVINDGNRVPVVLFLNEEFDFVSMYGDRTLTRYRAIADRQLGASCPLPGAPVPEDEIAATLQDWIDETERAQLVCRLSTKLRAKHGD from the coding sequence ATGATCGAGACGACGTACCTGAGAGAGAAGTTTGCTCGCGGCCTTTCGTACGGCGACTACGTCGCGACCGGCAGCGACAATCATCGCCACGCGTGGAATGACTTCCGCCAGCGCGTGCATCCGACCGAGGTCCATCGAGAGCTTTTTGATGGCTTCGTCCGCAAGATGCACCTCCTGTGCGTCAGCGGCACGTGGTGCGGAGACTGCGTGCAGCAGGTGCCCATGCTGGACGCCATCGCCAGCCTCCGCCCCGACCTCATCGAGCTCCGAGTCGTTGACCGCGACGAGCACATGGACCTGGCGCGGCGGCTGGTCATCAACGATGGCAACCGCGTGCCGGTCGTCTTGTTCCTGAACGAAGAATTCGACTTCGTCTCGATGTACGGCGATCGGACGCTCACGCGGTATCGGGCGATCGCGGATCGGCAGCTCGGGGCCTCGTGCCCGCTCCCGGGCGCGCCGGTGCCCGAAGACGAGATCGCCGCCACGCTGCAGGACTGGATCGACGAGACCGAACGCGCACAGCTCGTGTGCCGACTGAGCACGAAGCTGCGTGCCAAGCACGGAGATTGA